In Pelosinus sp. UFO1, one genomic interval encodes:
- a CDS encoding ABC transporter ATP-binding protein: MSFVIQAENLAKTYGGFRALKGISFGINKGECFGFLGHNGAGKSTTMKMIYGLSTVDEGFLEIVGERIQPITPPHIKQIFGIVPQEDNLDPDLSVIENLEVYGGYFGITRKKSREYGQELLEFMGLADKADVNVELLSGGAKRRLVIARALINNPQIIILDEPTTGLDPQARRLVWQKLRRLKEEGVTMILTTHYMEEAAQLCDRLVIMNDGLILAEGSPEELTRQYVLPFVIEVRIPIALLPSQINEKIEEMGGRAEYIVDSLFIFTNDGKSLWNKLGDLGLSERVCYLRPTNLEDVFLKLTGKRDEE, translated from the coding sequence ATGAGTTTTGTTATTCAAGCTGAAAACTTAGCAAAGACATATGGAGGTTTTCGTGCTTTAAAGGGTATTTCTTTTGGCATTAACAAAGGAGAGTGCTTTGGTTTTCTAGGCCATAATGGGGCAGGTAAATCTACTACTATGAAAATGATATATGGACTGTCTACAGTGGATGAGGGTTTTCTTGAAATTGTTGGTGAGAGAATTCAGCCTATTACCCCACCTCATATTAAGCAGATTTTTGGCATTGTGCCACAGGAAGATAATTTAGACCCAGACTTATCTGTTATCGAAAATCTAGAGGTTTATGGCGGATATTTTGGTATTACACGTAAGAAATCAAGAGAATATGGGCAAGAGTTGTTAGAGTTCATGGGGTTAGCAGATAAAGCCGATGTAAATGTTGAGTTACTCTCTGGTGGAGCGAAACGTAGGTTAGTGATAGCTAGAGCTCTTATTAATAACCCACAAATAATTATCTTAGATGAGCCAACAACGGGTCTTGATCCCCAAGCTCGTCGTTTGGTTTGGCAAAAGCTTAGGCGTCTTAAAGAAGAGGGAGTTACCATGATTTTGACGACTCATTATATGGAAGAGGCAGCACAGCTATGTGACAGATTAGTAATTATGAATGACGGGCTAATATTAGCAGAGGGTAGTCCTGAGGAATTAACTCGCCAGTATGTATTACCCTTCGTGATAGAAGTACGAATCCCTATTGCTTTGCTGCCTTCCCAAATCAATGAGAAAATCGAAGAAATGGGCGGTAGGGCAGAGTACATTGTTGATAGCTTATTTATTTTTACTAATGATGGTAAGAGCCTATGGAATAAGCTAGGGGACCTCGGATTATCTGAGCGCGTTTGCTATCTACGACCTACTAATTTAGAAGATGTATTTTTGAAATTGACAGGGAAGAGGGACGAAGAATGA
- the pdxT gene encoding pyridoxal 5'-phosphate synthase glutaminase subunit PdxT, with protein sequence MKIGVLALQGAFREHCWMLEGCGATAIEIRKPEELDDVAGLIIPGGESTTIGKLMVQWGLMDKIKSRVSQGMAVYGTCAGMIMLAKDIIDSDQPRLGLLDAEVRRNAFGRQRESFEADMVVPEFGVEPLRAVFIRAPYIEKAGEGVKVLAKVRDKIVIARQGKILVTAFHPELTEDDRIHKYFISMINE encoded by the coding sequence ATGAAGATAGGGGTTCTGGCATTACAAGGAGCTTTTCGTGAGCATTGTTGGATGCTTGAAGGCTGTGGCGCAACAGCGATTGAAATTAGAAAACCAGAAGAACTGGATGATGTAGCTGGCTTAATTATCCCTGGCGGAGAGAGCACTACCATTGGCAAGTTGATGGTCCAATGGGGATTAATGGATAAAATTAAGAGTAGAGTTAGCCAGGGTATGGCGGTCTATGGTACTTGTGCCGGTATGATTATGCTAGCGAAAGACATCATAGATAGTGATCAGCCTCGTTTAGGATTATTGGATGCTGAAGTACGTCGCAATGCTTTTGGTCGCCAACGGGAAAGTTTTGAGGCCGATATGGTGGTACCTGAATTTGGCGTAGAACCGTTAAGGGCTGTTTTTATCCGTGCACCATACATTGAAAAAGCAGGCGAAGGCGTAAAGGTTCTAGCTAAGGTAAGAGATAAAATAGTCATTGCGAGACAAGGAAAGATACTTGTAACCGCATTCCACCCGGAATTGACAGAAGATGATCGTATCCATAAATATTTTATTTCTATGATAAACGAATAG
- a CDS encoding ABC transporter permease produces the protein MKTAVGILKRHLIVFRRTLWSNTVLNVLEPFLYLSAMGFGLGAYVQDMGGMSYIQFIAPGMVASAAMWAATFECTYSSFVRLHYQKTFHAMLAGPATVTDVVIGEVLFGIVKNIVFGIVILMVIAAMGQVQSVWSLLIPLFLIFPGAVFSLMALSYTGLINHIDYLNYYITLVTTPMYLFAGVFFPVSSMPGWMQTLAWLNPLYHSVEVCRGLVVGSISMVLWQHVISLLIFTIILAPVPVYFLRKRLIS, from the coding sequence ATGAAAACGGCAGTGGGCATTTTAAAGCGTCATCTAATTGTATTTCGTCGTACTTTGTGGTCCAATACGGTATTAAATGTCTTGGAACCTTTTTTATATCTTTCAGCTATGGGGTTTGGTCTCGGGGCCTATGTACAAGATATGGGTGGCATGAGCTACATTCAGTTTATTGCACCAGGAATGGTTGCTTCTGCGGCTATGTGGGCAGCGACTTTCGAGTGTACCTACTCTAGTTTCGTTCGTTTACACTATCAGAAAACATTTCACGCCATGTTGGCTGGACCTGCGACTGTGACTGATGTAGTTATAGGTGAAGTATTATTTGGTATTGTTAAAAATATTGTCTTTGGCATTGTCATTTTAATGGTGATTGCTGCTATGGGACAAGTACAGTCGGTATGGTCTTTGTTAATTCCTCTGTTTCTTATTTTTCCTGGAGCCGTTTTTTCTTTAATGGCTTTATCATATACGGGGTTGATTAATCATATCGATTATTTGAATTATTATATTACCTTAGTAACAACACCAATGTATCTATTTGCTGGTGTTTTTTTTCCTGTCTCATCTATGCCAGGATGGATGCAGACGTTAGCTTGGCTTAATCCGCTGTATCATAGCGTGGAAGTATGTCGTGGATTAGTAGTTGGTAGTATTAGCATGGTGTTGTGGCAGCATGTTATAAGCTTGTTGATATTTACAATTATTTTAGCACCAGTACCCGTGTACTTTCTAAGAAAGCGGCTGATTAGCTAA
- a CDS encoding class I adenylate-forming enzyme family protein has translation MLVHDIIQKGDKDQIAFLEKTPITYGQAEDAVAKYRDFFYQQGIRSGENVGLFSKNSVDFIYCYLAITSLGAVIVPLNFQLVPREVAYVIYNANIKKLITMTTLDLDTELATYDYPEKIIQLLIPEISKAINNLNIPPAPVPQSIHEDEICTIIYTSGTTGQPKGAMLTHKNLVSNAQAFSQVFTYQPSDRILCVLPMYHCFAWTAAVLTPLLNGCSIAVLENFLIRDTISMIRDNALTIIFGIPNMFRLFSQWATKDDFSHVRLYVSGGSSLPQEISEQFTKKFDKQIAEGYGLSEASPIVSLNPIDNIKFCSIGKPLPGIKVKISSEENEDEDLPPGEIGELLVNGPNVMKGYYKLPADSAKALQKGWLHTGDLAYMDQDGYLFIVDRLKDMIIINGENIYPREIEELLYAYPTISEVAVIGVHNKLHGTAVHAYIVPKEESIIDKKLLKAYLQGKLAPFKIPKEFIIVDSLPKNTTGKILKTVLRQQYETRINK, from the coding sequence ATGCTTGTTCATGATATTATCCAAAAAGGTGACAAAGATCAAATCGCCTTTTTAGAAAAGACACCAATTACCTATGGTCAAGCGGAAGACGCGGTTGCAAAATATAGGGACTTTTTCTACCAGCAAGGTATTCGTTCCGGAGAAAACGTTGGCTTATTTTCTAAAAACTCCGTTGATTTTATTTACTGCTATTTAGCAATTACCAGCTTAGGTGCAGTTATAGTTCCTCTCAACTTTCAGCTTGTCCCACGAGAAGTTGCCTATGTAATCTATAATGCAAATATAAAAAAGTTAATTACAATGACTACATTGGATTTGGATACTGAACTTGCTACATATGACTATCCAGAAAAAATAATTCAACTTCTCATTCCTGAAATTTCTAAGGCCATTAATAATCTAAATATCCCTCCAGCCCCTGTACCTCAAAGCATTCATGAGGATGAGATATGCACAATTATCTATACTTCAGGTACTACTGGTCAGCCGAAAGGTGCTATGTTGACTCATAAAAATCTTGTCAGCAATGCCCAAGCATTTTCACAGGTTTTTACCTATCAGCCTTCTGATCGTATACTTTGCGTTTTACCTATGTATCACTGTTTTGCCTGGACTGCCGCGGTTTTGACCCCTTTACTCAACGGCTGCTCTATTGCAGTTTTAGAAAACTTTCTAATTAGAGATACAATTTCTATGATTCGAGACAATGCTTTAACCATTATTTTTGGTATTCCCAACATGTTTAGACTCTTTTCCCAATGGGCGACAAAAGATGATTTCTCCCATGTCAGACTTTATGTCTCAGGTGGCTCTTCCTTGCCTCAAGAAATTTCAGAGCAATTTACGAAGAAATTTGATAAACAAATTGCGGAAGGTTATGGACTTTCGGAAGCTTCTCCCATCGTATCTCTAAATCCAATCGATAACATAAAATTTTGTTCCATCGGCAAGCCTTTACCTGGAATAAAAGTAAAGATCAGTAGCGAGGAAAATGAGGATGAGGATCTTCCTCCCGGTGAAATTGGCGAACTACTCGTTAACGGTCCAAACGTTATGAAAGGTTATTATAAACTACCAGCGGACTCGGCCAAGGCATTACAAAAAGGCTGGCTCCATACTGGTGACTTAGCTTACATGGATCAAGATGGTTATCTATTTATTGTTGATCGCCTAAAAGATATGATTATTATCAATGGAGAGAATATTTACCCGCGAGAGATTGAGGAACTTTTATATGCTTATCCAACTATATCTGAAGTTGCTGTAATTGGCGTCCACAATAAACTACATGGTACAGCTGTGCATGCTTATATTGTCCCTAAAGAAGAATCAATCATCGACAAGAAGCTACTCAAAGCTTATTTACAAGGAAAACTAGCCCCCTTTAAAATCCCTAAAGAATTTATTATTGTTGATTCGCTACCCAAAAACACTACAGGAAAGATCTTAAAAACTGTTTTACGGCAACAATATGAAACTCGAATTAATAAATAA
- a CDS encoding methylglyoxal synthase — translation MKTVALIAHDRKKESMLAFVNQHRDILAKQDLLATATTGRLIKENTGLEVTTYLSGPLGGDQQIGARIASQEVDLVIFLRDPLTAQPHEPDITALLRVCDVHNVPVATNEVCAHLLVSTLD, via the coding sequence ATGAAAACCGTCGCATTAATTGCCCACGATCGTAAAAAGGAATCTATGCTTGCTTTTGTAAATCAACATCGAGATATTTTAGCAAAACAAGATTTATTGGCTACAGCCACTACTGGACGTCTTATTAAGGAAAACACTGGATTAGAGGTTACTACCTATCTATCTGGTCCACTGGGTGGTGACCAACAAATAGGTGCACGCATTGCTAGCCAAGAAGTTGACTTGGTTATATTCTTGAGGGACCCTTTAACAGCACAACCTCATGAGCCCGATATTACAGCACTTCTGAGAGTTTGCGATGTACATAATGTGCCTGTTGCTACAAATGAAGTCTGCGCACACTTACTTGTTTCAACATTAGATTAA
- a CDS encoding YkvA family protein produces MDDKDYDTYAEKYSEKKLFEKIGRFAAKAGKKLVYVVLLLYYTLQKDNVPMKAKAIIIGVLGYFISPIDAIPDITPFIGYTDDFGALLVALAVVSVYVDEEVKNKAKSKLESWFGPISESDIEEINAKL; encoded by the coding sequence ATGGATGATAAAGATTATGATACATATGCAGAAAAATATTCTGAAAAGAAGTTGTTTGAAAAAATAGGGCGATTTGCTGCCAAGGCTGGTAAAAAACTGGTATATGTGGTGCTGCTTCTGTATTATACGTTGCAAAAAGACAACGTACCGATGAAGGCCAAAGCCATTATCATTGGCGTATTGGGATATTTTATTTCTCCGATAGATGCAATACCAGATATTACGCCATTTATTGGATATACGGATGACTTTGGAGCTTTGCTAGTTGCATTAGCTGTTGTGTCTGTGTATGTTGATGAAGAAGTAAAGAATAAGGCAAAGAGTAAATTAGAATCCTGGTTTGGTCCAATTAGTGAAAGTGATATAGAGGAAATTAACGCAAAATTATAA
- the mqnE gene encoding aminofutalosine synthase MqnE: protein MNKILDEIEKKVINGIRLTREDGIALFESNNLTWLGYLADIVRQRVSGDYVYFNVNRHINLTNVCTARCDLCAFGCDADSAQSYTMTKEKALEIATQAAKDSDLRELHIVSGLHPDWPFTYYVDVIRALKKALPHIHLKAFTAVEITYFAKISGKSVTEVLEELQDAGLDSMPAGGAEILSDRVRAEICPKKATATEWLEVARTAHKLGIRSNASMLYGHIETIEERVDHLLSLRKLQDETGGFQTFICFPFHPNNTELGKRVDRTSVWDELKTMAISRLLLDNFKNIKAYWVMLTLPIAQVALGFGANDIDGTVSEEKIMHAAGAKSATSLSKEDIIAAIRQTGRIPAERDSMYNIVKIL, encoded by the coding sequence TTGAATAAAATTTTAGATGAAATAGAGAAAAAGGTTATCAACGGGATTCGACTTACGAGGGAAGACGGCATTGCTCTATTTGAAAGTAATAATTTGACTTGGTTGGGTTATTTAGCAGATATAGTTAGACAACGTGTGAGTGGTGACTATGTATATTTTAATGTCAACCGCCATATTAACCTAACAAATGTTTGTACTGCTCGATGTGACTTATGTGCCTTCGGCTGTGATGCGGATAGCGCCCAGTCTTATACAATGACAAAAGAGAAGGCCTTAGAAATTGCTACACAAGCCGCTAAAGACAGTGATCTTAGAGAATTACATATAGTAAGTGGGCTTCATCCGGATTGGCCTTTTACATATTATGTTGACGTTATAAGGGCATTAAAGAAGGCATTACCTCACATTCATTTGAAGGCTTTTACAGCCGTAGAAATAACTTATTTTGCGAAGATTTCTGGTAAGTCTGTTACGGAAGTATTAGAAGAGTTACAGGATGCAGGGCTGGATTCTATGCCAGCGGGTGGGGCAGAAATTTTATCCGACCGAGTGAGGGCAGAAATTTGCCCCAAGAAAGCAACGGCAACAGAATGGCTAGAGGTGGCCCGTACTGCCCATAAATTGGGAATTCGCAGTAATGCTAGTATGCTATATGGGCATATTGAGACAATTGAGGAGCGCGTAGATCATTTATTATCCTTACGAAAGTTGCAGGATGAAACGGGTGGTTTTCAGACTTTTATTTGCTTTCCTTTTCATCCGAATAATACGGAGCTCGGTAAACGGGTTGACCGGACTTCCGTATGGGATGAGCTTAAAACTATGGCAATTTCTCGTTTGTTGCTAGATAATTTTAAAAATATTAAGGCATATTGGGTTATGCTAACATTGCCTATAGCCCAAGTGGCATTAGGATTTGGTGCAAATGATATTGATGGTACAGTAAGTGAAGAAAAAATAATGCACGCTGCAGGAGCAAAATCAGCTACATCTCTCAGTAAAGAAGATATTATTGCGGCCATTCGTCAGACAGGGCGTATTCCTGCTGAACGAGATTCTATGTACAATATAGTTAAAATATTATAG
- a CDS encoding hexokinase family protein — MSNLLTRLHLIASQFTISPDQIRQIANDFERSMLAGLHGSPSTLKMLPSYLSKPSGKEVGTFLALDFGGTNVRVLLTELFGQGQFTVHARGGKPLKDRAETYNHISGKSTAEQLFDFIAQQIATLVKPGIIYPLGHTFSFPTDQTGLNTGTLIHWTKEIETTGVEGANITALLKDALLRQNLSNVVPEAIINDTVGTLLAAAYTNQFTDIGSICGTGHNTAYLEPSPPWTKEPMIINMESGNFDQLPFTHYDMLLDTGSEKPGAQRLEKMVSGHYIGELVRIIACSLFDEGLLAANSSREALTAPHILNGAHISLLLEDETPEYSNIKSFLEKSLKIVGSTKEDRESLKKIASFVSTRSARLVAATFLGIIHHMDPNLAEHHNIAIDGSLYEKTPGYAETINLTLAQELGNKGMNVTTSLTKDGSGIGAAIATAIAVTMKKE; from the coding sequence ATGAGCAATTTGTTAACTAGGTTACACTTGATAGCCTCGCAATTTACCATTTCCCCCGATCAAATCCGCCAAATAGCGAATGACTTTGAAAGATCAATGCTGGCTGGGTTACATGGATCACCTAGCACACTAAAAATGTTACCTTCCTATCTAAGTAAACCTTCCGGAAAAGAAGTCGGTACGTTCCTAGCTTTAGACTTTGGTGGCACTAACGTTAGAGTGCTCTTAACAGAGTTATTTGGCCAGGGGCAGTTCACGGTACACGCTCGAGGGGGTAAACCTCTTAAAGATAGAGCAGAAACATATAATCATATTTCCGGGAAATCTACTGCCGAACAGTTATTTGACTTTATTGCGCAGCAAATTGCTACTCTTGTAAAACCTGGTATTATATATCCTTTAGGTCACACCTTTTCTTTTCCCACGGATCAAACTGGTCTAAATACAGGCACACTCATTCATTGGACGAAGGAAATTGAAACAACAGGCGTAGAGGGTGCCAATATTACAGCTCTTCTAAAAGATGCATTGCTAAGGCAAAATCTTTCTAATGTTGTTCCAGAGGCTATTATCAATGATACGGTAGGTACATTACTCGCTGCAGCTTATACGAATCAATTCACCGATATTGGCTCTATATGCGGCACAGGCCATAATACAGCTTATCTTGAACCCTCCCCTCCCTGGACAAAAGAGCCAATGATTATCAATATGGAATCAGGTAACTTTGATCAACTCCCCTTTACACATTACGATATGTTATTAGATACTGGTAGTGAAAAACCTGGTGCCCAACGACTTGAAAAAATGGTTTCAGGTCATTATATTGGTGAACTTGTACGCATCATTGCCTGCAGCTTGTTTGATGAAGGTCTGCTAGCAGCAAACTCTAGCCGCGAGGCATTAACTGCACCTCACATATTAAATGGTGCCCATATATCACTCCTCTTAGAAGATGAAACTCCAGAATACTCAAATATTAAATCATTCTTAGAAAAAAGTCTTAAAATCGTAGGCTCTACAAAAGAAGATCGTGAATCGTTAAAAAAGATAGCTTCTTTTGTGTCAACTCGCTCAGCGCGCTTAGTCGCTGCCACATTTTTAGGTATTATTCATCATATGGATCCAAACTTGGCTGAGCATCATAATATTGCTATTGATGGATCACTTTATGAAAAGACTCCAGGCTACGCCGAAACGATTAATCTAACCTTAGCCCAAGAGCTGGGCAACAAAGGAATGAATGTAACAACAAGCCTCACCAAAGACGGTTCTGGTATTGGTGCAGCAATCGCAACTGCCATTGCTGTTACAATGAAAAAAGAATAA
- a CDS encoding NAD(P)-binding domain-containing protein — MKIGLVGIGRMGSVLATILADHCELYLFDKNTTRMNLIAEELRASVANNLKEIVKIKSILLALPDREVITCIKELNQLNEPITVMNIATNVGQHTLNSIAASHVKCISVKFIGHAGEMAFGERPVIIVNQSPKELVPIAVEVFQLIGQVIVGDADVVQKINTIAAQKAIEAAVSIERELKDNKITDPAIIKSAIRQVAAGIMKSYADDNLGPFAQEIVHSVRTKLNMK, encoded by the coding sequence ATGAAAATCGGTTTGGTAGGAATAGGTCGTATGGGAAGTGTGTTAGCAACTATTTTGGCAGACCATTGTGAGCTTTATTTATTTGATAAGAATACTACACGGATGAATTTGATAGCGGAAGAACTGAGGGCCTCTGTTGCCAATAATTTAAAGGAAATCGTGAAAATAAAATCAATTCTTCTAGCTTTACCTGATCGGGAAGTCATTACTTGTATTAAAGAATTGAACCAATTGAATGAACCGATTACTGTTATGAATATAGCTACAAATGTAGGGCAACATACACTTAATAGCATTGCTGCTTCCCATGTGAAATGCATATCTGTCAAATTTATCGGACATGCAGGTGAGATGGCTTTCGGAGAGAGACCAGTCATTATAGTAAATCAATCTCCCAAGGAATTAGTGCCCATAGCAGTAGAAGTTTTTCAGTTAATCGGGCAAGTAATCGTAGGTGATGCTGATGTGGTGCAAAAGATTAATACAATAGCGGCCCAAAAGGCGATTGAAGCAGCAGTAAGTATTGAAAGGGAATTAAAAGATAATAAAATCACAGATCCAGCAATAATTAAAAGCGCAATAAGACAGGTAGCCGCTGGAATAATGAAGTCCTATGCAGATGATAACCTGGGGCCCTTTGCTCAAGAAATAGTACATTCAGTACGGACTAAGCTAAATATGAAGTAA
- the pdxS gene encoding pyridoxal 5'-phosphate synthase lyase subunit PdxS gives MLQGTFRVKAGLAEMLKGGVIMDVTTPEQAKIAEEAGACAVMALERVPADIRAAGGVARMADPTIIQRIMDVVTIPVMAKVRIGHLVEAQIIESLGVDYIDESEVLTPADDKYHIDKHQFKVPFVCGAKNLGEALRRIGEGAAMIRTKGEPGTGNVVEAVKHIRMVMSEIRQLQNLPNEEVAAFAKNIAAPLELVMEVKKLGRLPVVNFAAGGIATPADAALMMHLGCDGIFVGSGVFKSGDPVKRAKAIVAATTYYNDPKILAEVSRDLGEAMVGIEISTLPEHERMQERGW, from the coding sequence ATGTTACAAGGAACTTTTCGTGTAAAAGCTGGTTTAGCAGAAATGCTTAAGGGTGGCGTCATTATGGACGTAACTACTCCTGAGCAAGCAAAAATTGCCGAGGAAGCTGGGGCTTGTGCTGTTATGGCATTAGAACGTGTACCAGCAGATATTCGAGCTGCAGGTGGGGTTGCTCGTATGGCGGATCCTACGATTATTCAAAGAATTATGGATGTTGTAACCATACCAGTTATGGCTAAAGTAAGAATCGGTCATTTGGTAGAAGCCCAAATCATAGAATCGTTAGGTGTAGATTATATCGATGAAAGTGAAGTATTAACTCCTGCTGACGACAAATATCATATTGATAAGCACCAATTTAAAGTTCCTTTTGTTTGTGGTGCAAAAAACCTTGGCGAAGCCTTGCGTCGTATTGGTGAAGGGGCCGCTATGATCCGAACAAAAGGCGAACCGGGAACAGGTAATGTAGTAGAGGCAGTAAAGCATATCCGCATGGTGATGAGCGAAATTCGCCAATTGCAAAACTTGCCGAATGAAGAAGTAGCTGCCTTCGCTAAGAATATTGCTGCTCCGCTAGAACTTGTTATGGAAGTTAAAAAATTAGGGCGCCTGCCAGTTGTTAATTTTGCAGCAGGCGGTATTGCGACTCCAGCAGATGCAGCCCTTATGATGCATTTGGGTTGCGATGGGATTTTTGTCGGGTCTGGTGTTTTTAAATCCGGCGATCCTGTAAAAAGAGCCAAAGCGATTGTTGCTGCCACTACGTATTACAATGACCCTAAAATTTTGGCCGAAGTTTCCCGCGATCTTGGTGAAGCTATGGTAGGGATTGAGATTTCTACCTTGCCAGAGCATGAGCGCATGCAAGAGCGTGGCTGGTAA